The sequence CAGTTCGGCCAGCCCCTCATCCAGAGGGTGATCCTTTATCAAAGACTTCAGAGTCAGATGATCTTTCTCATTCAGAGATCGGAGAATCCTCTCTTTTAACAGCCCCTTGTCCACCACAACCTGAGAAAACAGTACAGACGTATCCATCTCGTCTTTTTCGGCCTCCTCCACGCGGCTGTTCAGCTCCTGTTTTATGGGAATCCTGAACAGAGGCAGTTCCATGGGCATGCGGAGGGCCGCCTTGAAATGATCGACAGACATAAAGGAGGAGGAAGAGGGAGCATCCTCCCTCAGTTCCAGAGCCCCCTGTTCTATGGAGTTCAACAGCGCCGTGATGCGCCTGTTTTCATGGAGGTTCTGATTCTCAAGATAGCGCCGCAGCTGCCGGGATAAAAGGGCCACAGTCCTCTGAGTCTGTTCTCCCGCGGCCATCCAGTCAAAATGGATACGTCTCAGGCGGCGGTCCTCCTGAAACTCACCAAGGGCTTTTATGGAAAAAACCCTTTCCAGGAGAGCCGTCAGCTCCTCCTGGCTCTCGGGAGACATCAGAAAGTCCCAGAAACCCTGAAAACTCCGCCCTTCATCCGAGTTGTTGATGGCATCCTCCTCGCCGAAAATGGCATCCAGAAGACCCCCCTTATCACCCGACCAGGCGGTAATCCGCTCTCGTACCGAACGGTCCAGCTCCCTGAAATTATGTTCAACCGCTCTGAAATCATGGAGAAGCTCCCTGGCGGTCAGACTGAACTGATGGTACCTTTCTCTCAGCTCCCTGTCATCCAGAAGGGGCATATTCCCTTCCTTCACTGCCTCAATTTCCCTGTCCAGACTGGCTCTCTCTTCGCGCAGCTCCGCCAGGCGCAGATCCCGGTCCATCTCCACACCCGTCACCATCTGCTTTAAAAGATCAACGCAGGTCATAAGACGGCTTTCTGTCCCTACAAAGGTGGTCGCGGTCAGACTCTCCAGCCATTGAAGAGCCTTCTCGATGGCGGGAGTCAGGTCGAAATGGGGCTCGTCCGAGCCCTGTGGATAGAATTTGCGCAGCCAGGCCCTGTCATTGCGGCACCACTCGTCCAGATATCCCCCGGCCTCCCGAGGAAAGGCATCTTCTCCGGAAGCATCTCTGAGCTGAAACAGATAATCGTCCAAAAGGAGAGTCAGTTCCGTTTCGCTCTGCTCCCTCCGGTTGGACTGTATAAAGGCCAGGTCCAGAAATCCGGCAATCAGGGGGGCATTGTCGGCGGTCATCAGTCGCCAGGCCGGGTGGTTTTTGCGCATGTTAAGCAATGCATAGTATTCAAGACTCATCAGGTATTAAAATATACCACAGCCATTTCTGTTTGACCAAGATATTCGGGGTGTATTCCTTACTAGGCCGCCCGACATGGACTTATCAGTCTGGAAGAGGAGGAAGGATGGTTTGTTTACAGGGATAATAGGAATAGCACGGCCCAGGATTATGGATCTCATTTTGCAGAAGATACATTAATTCTTCTTCCTGCATTTATCCTGGATGCCCGTCACTTAATCAAGGTTATCCAAAATGCCTGACCTTGACCGTCCGGATCTCCCAGATTAATATTTAAATGAAGTCAGAAAAATACTCCAGATCTCTATCCCCAACAGGACCGTCTGGATTTATGGCAGCAGTGATATAGACCTGATCTTTTTTCCTGAGAATCTTGAAACATTGATGGATCATCACATAATGACTGAAGAACTTAATCTGCAAGTCTGTCTAAAAAAAATCTTTCAGGAAAGCTCGTTGCCCCTCTTTGGTGATATCCTGTCATGGTGTGTCATTCCCGGGACATCGATTTCTGCTCTTAACCGGTACGGTCAATCCCTTTTCTGTTCTGAGGTTAGGAAGTAGAACACCCAGTTGATCGGGAGTCGGTACAAAATAATGTATTGCTCATTTGAAGCAGTAACCCCTTTTCACCCGTTGAGTTCTTAGCTAAGGGGGATTATAATGAAAAATATGGTGAACTGGATAAAAGCTACATCTGATATTATGGTACGCGTCCTTTTGGGTCAGGAAGAAAACCTGCCCCTGCTGAAAGATTTTATCAACGCCGTTCTTTTGGATAGAGGTTTTTCAGCCCTGGACAGTCTGACCATTGAAAATCCCATCAACATGAGGTCTGTCTTTTATGATAAAGAGACCTTTCTTGATGTGAAAGCCAAGGACAGCGCAGGGCGGATTTATGATGTAGAAATACAAAGCATCGGCAGCAGAGAGTTTATACAAAGGAGTCTCTACTACTGGGCCAAACTCTATTCAGCTCAATTGAAAACAGGACATGAATATAAAAAACTTAATCCGGTCATCTGTATAAACCTCCTGGACTTCACCCTGTTTCCTGATAAAAAAGAGGGGCAGTTTCACAGCTGTCATATGATTACCGACCTGGATGACCCGGAAACAGTATTAACGGATCATCTGAGAATCCATTATCTTGAATTGCCCCGTATAAAAGTCGATCCATCAAGGATTCCAGCAGACAGATTGAACAAGTGGGCCTATTTCTTTAAAGAAGAAGGTATTTTAGAGGAGGATGAAATGAAAATTCTGATAAAAGACGATCCCATTTTCGAACAGGCTCATGAAACCTTTAACAAATTCACCGCAGATGACGAGTTAAGGGAAATCTATGAAGGTCGTATGAAATTTAAAAGGGACCAGGCCCAATTCATGAGTGATGCTAGAGAAGAGGGCAGGGAAGAGTCTATTCATGGTATAGCCACAGCTCTCAAGAAAGATGGAATCTCAATCGATACCATCCAGAAGGCCACTGGACTTAGCCGGGAAGAAATAGAAAAACTATGACTCCCATAAAATAGAGGGAGTTGTTGAGTAGGAAAAAATGAAAATAATAATACGAGACGATCTTCAATTTTTTAAAAGATCTTGAAAGGTTAAACAGATTTACCAATGATGATGAGTTACGGGAAATCTATGAAGGCCGTATGAAATATAGAATGGACCAGGCTCAACTCATAAGTGATGCCAGAGACGAAGGATTTGATGAAGGGTTGAAAACACAGTAAGTGATCCTATTCAAAAGACAGTTTCCATATGCAGGAAAAAAGGGATTTCAACACAAATCATTCAGAAAATAACCGGTTTAAGCCGGGAAGAAATTGAAAAGCTGTAAGTCTCATCACAGATCAGGAATATAGATATGGGGGAAGTCTCTCCCTCGCTCCTTGAGATATTTTTGGGATTAGAGTTTTATTCAGTTTGATTATTTTTTCTTAAAGCAGTTAATGAACAGGAAGGGCATGAATGAAGTCATACCAGAATATTAAAGATGAATCAGAAGAGTTCAGCGACAGGCTGGAACTGCTGGAAGACCGGGCTATCAGCTGGGGTTTTCGCAAATATAAACTGGATAAGGTCTTCATCCGGGAACAGGGTCCTTTCATGGATCGCTTCCAGAATTTCCCCGAGGGATATCAGGAGTTTATGGCCACAAGCTGGCTGTTTACCCGGATCATAACAGACCCAGCCTTACTGCAGAAATTTGCCCGCAGCGCTCGGGAAGAACTGTTTCCCCCGCAGAACGCTCTTTTGAAAACATGGAAAAAATCCATCCCTTTCTGGAGCATCTTTATCATAGAAAACCGCCTGGAGAAAGATGTCTTTCGTATAAGGGATGTCATCAAGGAAAAAAGCTATCTGTGCTGTTCAGGATCTCTGGAGCAGAATCATTTGGAAATCCTGAAACATAGCCAGCCTGTCATCACGACCTTGATCCCCCTGAATTCTGAAGAGGAAGGGCATGTTGCCAGCTACGGAATGCTACGCTTCTACAAAGGCTTTAAGGCGAAAGACCTGGTCCGGCTCTACCGCTTTATGGAGGGCCAGCTGGGGACAGGCAGCAGTTTCAGCAGCTTTGTCCTAAGGCACTATGCCCGGTTTTTTCAGATTGATAATTACATGGAGACCCCTGTTGTGATGCATAGAGAGCACAGGATGGAACGGATCTTCTCAGAGATCCATCTACCCGGATTTGATCCGTCTCTTTTGACAGTTCCTATGGATACTAAAGAGGATCAGCCCTTCATCCGCCTGCGCCTGAAGGATAGGTCACTGCCTCTATCAGGAGAAATCCTCTATAACAGGGAATCAGAAGATATTTTTCTCAGCAGCTTCTCCAGGACAGGATACGAAGAGCTGAGGGTTGCCCTTTCCTCATATCCCATCCCGGAAGAACCCGATTTTCACCTTCCTATCTCTTTATATCTGGCTCTTGAAAAAGATATGGAACTGGATCTACCTGATGATCCCTGGAAAGATGTTTTTGGTGAAGAGGAAGCAGACAAAGAAACATCACCGGAGTTGGAGTCCATAAATATCCTGATGGGAGAGGCCGTCACGGCACAGAACCGGGGGGAATCCTTCGACCTCTATACCAGGGGTAAGGAGCTGGGGCTCCTCAGTGAAAACATAGACGCCTTGAAAAAAGTCTTCGATAATCTCCCGAAACCCTGAGGAATAAAACTCTTTCCGGTGCATAAAAAAATTAAGGATTGAGAATCGATTCTACGGCTTTTTTACTTAATAAGCCGTCTGGCCGCATCCTCCATGCCATTTAATATCCTGGTACTCACTAAGTTCGGAAAATTATCCGGCAGCTCCCGGTGAACAGTACTTATTACTCCAGGCAGTGCCTGAAGAACTTCTTCCAGTAGCTCTGTGCAGCTCTCTACGGGAAATCCTGCAGCCTTGGCAGTGTAATACCAGTGACTTCGGCAGATCTGATCCCAACGATAGGTTTTCCCGCTTTGTTCATAAACAGCCATGGCCATTTTTGCTCGTTTGGGATGAACTTCATCGGCATTGCTGCCCAGTACCGGATAAAGGGAAAGAACATCATAAAGAGGAGTCAGGCGATATCGGCTTCCCGGCAGTAGTGATATGCTGAAGTTTTTGGCATGTCCATCCGTTGCAGCCAGAAGGAAAAATAGAATTTGTGACTTAAAAAAAGTCCTTCTGTCTTTTTCTGCTAAAACAGAACCTCGTAATTTATTCATTATTTCCACAATCCCCGGTCCGCCATCACATTCATATTTTAAGGCGGAGGGAATACCGGCTGCCTGGCAGAAATCCTCCTGAGGTAATCGGATTATCCAGCTTCTATCTTCAGAAAATCTGCGGTCAAAGCGTTCCACAAT is a genomic window of Oceanispirochaeta sp. M1 containing:
- a CDS encoding Rpn family recombination-promoting nuclease/putative transposase, whose amino-acid sequence is MKNMVNWIKATSDIMVRVLLGQEENLPLLKDFINAVLLDRGFSALDSLTIENPINMRSVFYDKETFLDVKAKDSAGRIYDVEIQSIGSREFIQRSLYYWAKLYSAQLKTGHEYKKLNPVICINLLDFTLFPDKKEGQFHSCHMITDLDDPETVLTDHLRIHYLELPRIKVDPSRIPADRLNKWAYFFKEEGILEEDEMKILIKDDPIFEQAHETFNKFTADDELREIYEGRMKFKRDQAQFMSDAREEGREESIHGIATALKKDGISIDTIQKATGLSREEIEKL
- a CDS encoding DUF3375 domain-containing protein — protein: MSLEYYALLNMRKNHPAWRLMTADNAPLIAGFLDLAFIQSNRREQSETELTLLLDDYLFQLRDASGEDAFPREAGGYLDEWCRNDRAWLRKFYPQGSDEPHFDLTPAIEKALQWLESLTATTFVGTESRLMTCVDLLKQMVTGVEMDRDLRLAELREERASLDREIEAVKEGNMPLLDDRELRERYHQFSLTARELLHDFRAVEHNFRELDRSVRERITAWSGDKGGLLDAIFGEEDAINNSDEGRSFQGFWDFLMSPESQEELTALLERVFSIKALGEFQEDRRLRRIHFDWMAAGEQTQRTVALLSRQLRRYLENQNLHENRRITALLNSIEQGALELREDAPSSSSFMSVDHFKAALRMPMELPLFRIPIKQELNSRVEEAEKDEMDTSVLFSQVVVDKGLLKERILRSLNEKDHLTLKSLIKDHPLDEGLAELMAYVSLAEDDSHAYVSDEDRDSLEWTDREGRRRKAQMPRVYFSSKTNKEKKR